From a region of the Halolamina sp. CBA1230 genome:
- a CDS encoding ROK family protein produces the protein MTAWYAAVDLGASNVKAVIGDSDGTVVSRAGRRTPHGPDGDAVVDAMVAATQEALSDADVTAEEIVRCGVGSIGPLDKAAGELGRSANLGPNVDRVPLADPLADLLDADVTVVNDANAGVIGERFYADRSPDDMAYLTISSGIGAGVAVDGRVLSGWDGNAAEVGHFTVDAGGLTCGCGADGHWEAYCSGTNIPQHARYVHETEDVPTGLPLDEIDAKDVFAADDEDPLAGRVIERVQAYNAAGVADLVHAYAPLVVYVGGAVARNNPEQVVEPVRERLPELVMTNVPEVRLTTLGDEAVVRGALAAAITASDSSRRR, from the coding sequence ATGACCGCGTGGTACGCGGCGGTCGATCTCGGTGCGAGCAACGTCAAAGCCGTCATCGGTGACAGCGACGGCACCGTCGTCAGTCGCGCGGGCCGGCGAACTCCGCACGGGCCGGACGGCGACGCGGTCGTCGACGCGATGGTCGCCGCCACGCAGGAAGCGCTCTCCGACGCCGACGTCACGGCCGAGGAGATCGTCCGCTGTGGTGTCGGCTCGATCGGCCCGCTGGACAAGGCGGCCGGCGAACTGGGCCGCTCGGCGAACCTCGGCCCGAACGTCGATCGCGTCCCGCTGGCGGATCCGCTGGCGGACCTGCTCGACGCCGACGTGACTGTGGTCAACGACGCCAACGCGGGCGTGATCGGCGAGCGCTTCTACGCCGACCGGAGCCCCGACGACATGGCGTACCTCACCATCTCCTCGGGGATCGGCGCGGGCGTCGCGGTCGACGGCCGCGTGCTCTCGGGGTGGGACGGCAACGCCGCGGAGGTCGGCCACTTCACCGTCGACGCCGGCGGGCTCACCTGTGGCTGTGGCGCCGACGGCCACTGGGAGGCGTACTGCTCGGGGACGAACATTCCACAGCACGCGCGGTACGTCCACGAGACAGAGGACGTGCCGACGGGGCTCCCGCTCGACGAGATCGACGCGAAGGACGTGTTCGCCGCCGACGACGAGGACCCTCTCGCCGGGCGGGTGATCGAGCGCGTGCAGGCGTACAACGCCGCCGGCGTCGCGGATCTGGTCCACGCCTACGCCCCGCTCGTGGTGTACGTCGGTGGCGCGGTCGCCCGGAACAACCCCGAGCAGGTCGTCGAGCCAGTCCGGGAACGGCTCCCCGAACTGGTGATGACGAACGTGCCGGAGGTCCGACTCACCACGCTGGGCGACGAGGCGGTCGTCCGCGGCGCGCTCGCGGCCGCGATTACCGCGAGCGACTCCTCACGACGCCGTTAG
- a CDS encoding carbohydrate ABC transporter permease — translation MSTSDERSARLKRITLYAVLVGMAAFYLLPILTGLFTSIKSPASYTGQAPFLPPLEPLLPETGSFSLQPWGNAFDGLARGLANSFILVIPATILSGLFGSMAAYGLTNVDWRGQVGVYALFVAGIFIPYQAVLVPLTQFWYNVVPLQALFAPFAALPLVQAYHWKLVALIVTHTAYGIPICTLLFRAHYKKLSDEMIEAARLDGASVSTIYRRIVLPLSVPMFAVVFIYQFTQVWNDLLFALTIVQFGDASVVTQELVGIGVSQAGTNFPLRMAAALLAALPTLVVYILFGDKFAEGVTT, via the coding sequence ATGAGCACGAGCGACGAGCGGTCCGCCCGGCTGAAGCGGATCACCCTCTACGCCGTGCTCGTCGGGATGGCGGCGTTCTACCTGTTGCCGATCCTGACGGGGCTGTTCACCTCGATCAAGAGTCCCGCGAGCTACACGGGGCAGGCGCCGTTCCTCCCGCCGCTGGAGCCGCTGCTCCCCGAGACCGGCTCGTTCTCGCTCCAGCCGTGGGGGAACGCGTTCGACGGGCTCGCCCGCGGGCTCGCGAACAGCTTCATCCTCGTGATCCCCGCGACGATCCTCTCGGGGCTGTTCGGCAGCATGGCCGCCTACGGGCTGACCAACGTCGACTGGCGCGGCCAAGTCGGCGTCTACGCGCTGTTCGTGGCGGGGATCTTCATCCCGTACCAGGCGGTACTGGTGCCGCTGACGCAGTTCTGGTACAACGTCGTGCCGCTCCAGGCGCTCTTTGCCCCGTTCGCGGCGCTGCCGCTGGTCCAGGCGTACCACTGGAAGCTGGTGGCGCTGATCGTCACCCACACGGCCTACGGCATCCCGATCTGTACGCTGCTGTTCCGAGCCCACTACAAGAAGCTCTCCGACGAGATGATCGAGGCCGCCAGGCTCGACGGCGCCTCGGTGTCGACGATCTACCGCCGGATCGTGCTGCCGCTGTCGGTGCCGATGTTCGCGGTGGTGTTCATCTACCAGTTCACCCAGGTCTGGAACGACCTCCTCTTTGCCCTGACGATCGTCCAGTTCGGCGACGCGTCGGTGGTGACACAGGAGCTGGTCGGGATCGGGGTGTCGCAGGCGGGCACGAACTTCCCGCTGCGGATGGCGGCCGCGTTGCTGGCGGCGCTTCCGACGCTCGTGGTGTACATCCTGTTCGGCGACAAGTTCGCCGAGGGGGTCACCACATGA
- a CDS encoding Gfo/Idh/MocA family protein, protein MSDPLSVGMLGYGFMGKAHANALARLPMFVPDAPAVERDVLVGRDEAALAEAADRLGFARTATDWRDVVDEVDVFYNLGPNHVHPEPTIAALEAGTAVLCEKPMAPTLEDAERMAAAASDTDSPAAVGFNYRYVPAIQYAKRLIDAGELGDIRQFRGRYLQDWLVDSEAPASWRTDAERAGSGALGDLGAHTVDLVRYLVGDIERVSGQTTTFVDERPAADGEGSEPVTVDDAFSAQVRFESGAAGTLEASRVAVGRKNDHTIEIEGTEGALRFSLERLNELELYRPGNRGFETVLVTEEDDPFLENWWPPGHVLGWEHTFVHENQAFLAAVDDGEPYAPAFVDGLAVQRVLDAVERSADAGEEVGVR, encoded by the coding sequence ATGAGCGACCCGCTCTCGGTCGGGATGCTCGGGTACGGGTTCATGGGGAAGGCTCATGCGAACGCGCTCGCGCGGCTACCGATGTTCGTCCCGGATGCGCCGGCGGTCGAACGCGACGTGCTCGTGGGGCGGGACGAGGCCGCGCTCGCCGAGGCGGCCGACCGACTCGGCTTCGCCCGGACGGCGACGGACTGGCGAGACGTCGTCGACGAGGTGGACGTCTTCTACAACCTCGGCCCGAACCACGTCCATCCCGAGCCAACGATCGCGGCGCTCGAGGCGGGGACGGCGGTACTCTGTGAGAAACCCATGGCACCGACGCTCGAAGACGCCGAGCGGATGGCCGCGGCCGCGAGCGACACGGATTCCCCCGCGGCGGTCGGCTTCAACTATCGATACGTCCCGGCGATCCAGTACGCGAAGCGGTTGATCGACGCGGGCGAACTGGGCGATATCCGGCAGTTCCGAGGGCGATACCTGCAAGATTGGCTGGTCGATTCCGAGGCGCCGGCGAGCTGGCGAACCGACGCCGAGCGCGCGGGCAGCGGCGCACTCGGGGATCTCGGCGCGCACACGGTCGATCTCGTTCGGTACCTCGTCGGCGATATCGAGCGCGTGAGCGGGCAGACCACCACGTTCGTCGACGAGCGCCCCGCAGCCGACGGCGAGGGGTCCGAGCCGGTGACCGTCGACGACGCCTTCAGCGCGCAGGTGCGGTTCGAGAGCGGCGCCGCCGGCACGCTCGAAGCCTCCCGGGTCGCCGTCGGCCGGAAGAACGACCACACGATCGAGATCGAGGGGACCGAAGGAGCGCTCCGGTTCTCGCTCGAACGCCTGAACGAACTCGAACTGTACCGCCCGGGCAACCGCGGGTTCGAGACGGTGCTCGTGACCGAGGAAGACGACCCGTTCCTCGAGAACTGGTGGCCGCCGGGGCACGTCCTCGGCTGGGAGCACACGTTCGTCCACGAGAACCAGGCGTTCCTCGCGGCGGTCGACGACGGGGAGCCGTACGCGCCGGCGTTCGTCGACGGTCTCGCGGTCCAGCGGGTGCTGGATGCGGTCGAACGGAGCGCCGACGCCGGCGAGGAGGTGGGTGTCCGATGA
- the trmB gene encoding HTH-type sugar sensing transcriptional regulator TrmB, with protein MHDDLRGALERVGETFDFGEYEIEAYLAVLEHGRLTATEIAERTEIPQPRVYDTVRSLADHGFVELQESRPMQVLAIEPEEAFGDVRSSLDELVSGLEQRYTAPARDAEAVTLIKSPVTIERYLGEVIESAEFELLLSLTPDLLAKFESELEAKRDAGVTIELLVSPAAEVPDPDEYDYTEVATTARSRRGVTTPVAAVGDGEFSLYATREAVSRGEERYGVVFNRSELGFLVSGFTSTVLWASGETLAATPDRSLPRRYASLRRCVEEIEALDGTLRASVEGRDVLTGESRNVAGEVVDTTRNDEESIVSLTLDTEDGQIRVGGRVAALEDVEAHEITIERA; from the coding sequence ATGCACGACGACCTGCGCGGGGCGCTGGAGCGGGTCGGGGAGACGTTCGACTTCGGCGAGTACGAGATCGAGGCGTACCTGGCCGTGCTCGAACACGGTCGGCTGACCGCCACCGAGATCGCCGAGCGGACCGAAATCCCCCAGCCCCGCGTGTACGACACGGTGCGGAGCCTCGCGGACCACGGGTTCGTGGAACTGCAGGAGTCCCGCCCGATGCAGGTGCTCGCCATCGAACCCGAGGAGGCGTTCGGCGACGTCCGGTCCTCGCTGGACGAACTGGTCAGCGGGCTCGAACAGCGCTACACCGCGCCGGCACGGGACGCCGAGGCGGTCACGCTGATCAAATCGCCCGTGACGATCGAGCGCTACCTGGGGGAGGTGATCGAGTCCGCGGAGTTCGAACTCCTGCTGTCGCTGACGCCGGACCTGCTGGCGAAGTTCGAGTCCGAACTCGAGGCCAAGCGCGACGCCGGCGTCACCATCGAACTGCTTGTCTCCCCGGCCGCGGAGGTACCCGATCCCGACGAGTACGACTACACCGAAGTGGCGACCACGGCTCGTTCGCGTCGCGGCGTCACCACGCCCGTCGCGGCGGTCGGCGACGGGGAGTTCTCGCTGTACGCGACCCGCGAGGCGGTCAGCCGCGGCGAGGAGCGCTACGGCGTGGTGTTCAACCGCTCCGAACTCGGCTTCCTCGTCTCGGGGTTCACGTCGACGGTGCTGTGGGCCTCCGGCGAGACGCTGGCGGCGACGCCGGACCGGAGCCTCCCGCGGCGGTACGCGTCGCTCCGACGCTGTGTCGAGGAGATCGAGGCGCTCGACGGGACGCTCCGAGCGAGCGTCGAGGGCCGGGACGTGCTGACGGGCGAATCGAGAAATGTGGCTGGTGAAGTGGTCGACACGACCCGCAACGACGAGGAATCGATCGTCTCGCTCACGCTCGACACCGAGGACGGGCAGATCCGGGTCGGCGGCCGGGTCGCGGCGCTGGAGGACGTCGAGGCCCACGAGATCACGATCGAGCGTGCCTAA
- a CDS encoding universal stress protein: protein MSLETILVAVSGEADRTKSVAQTAVDVAGPAGATVRLLHVFSEEGYETVKDQLELDPDAEVTPGDVAARHATIREVGSLLDDAGVEYEAHGAVGETSEKVLELAEEADADMVVVGGRGRSAAGKTVFGSTAQKILSNAPCPVTYVRAP from the coding sequence ATGAGTCTGGAGACGATACTGGTCGCAGTCAGCGGCGAAGCTGATCGGACGAAGTCGGTCGCACAGACCGCCGTCGACGTGGCCGGGCCGGCGGGCGCGACCGTCCGGCTCCTCCACGTCTTCTCCGAGGAGGGGTACGAGACGGTAAAAGACCAACTCGAGCTCGACCCCGACGCCGAGGTGACGCCCGGCGACGTCGCCGCACGGCACGCGACGATCAGGGAGGTCGGGTCGCTGTTGGACGACGCCGGCGTCGAGTACGAGGCTCACGGCGCCGTCGGTGAGACGAGCGAGAAGGTGCTCGAACTCGCAGAAGAAGCGGACGCCGACATGGTGGTCGTCGGCGGGCGGGGGCGATCGGCCGCCGGGAAGACGGTGTTCGGCTCGACCGCCCAGAAAATCCTCTCGAACGCGCCCTGTCCGGTGACGTACGTCAGGGCGCCCTAG
- a CDS encoding alanine--glyoxylate aminotransferase family protein, with the protein MPDKPDVGELSPPNRTLMGPGPSDVHPRVLRAMSTPLVGHLDPSFVELMDEVQELLRYTFRTDNEWTIPVSGTGSAAMEAAIGNVVEPGDRMLVPTNGYFGGRMAEMAQRAGGEVVEVDAPWGEPLDPEDVAAAFDEHGDIDVFGFVHAETSTGVLQPDVPELTSIAHEHDALVIADTVTSIGGVELRVDEWGIDVAYAGPQKCLSCPPGASPLTLNDAAMEKVLAREEDARSWYLDLSLLEGYWGDERAYHHTAPITNVYALREALRLVAEEGIEERWARHRRVAGALKAGVEAMGLEMNAPDEYWLPSLNAVRVPDGVDDGEVIDYLLDAYDLEIAAGLGDLEGDIWRIGCMGHSANPKNVTLVVSALGDALSRQGADVDVGAAVEATARELEE; encoded by the coding sequence ATGCCCGACAAACCCGACGTCGGAGAGCTCTCGCCGCCGAACCGCACGCTGATGGGCCCCGGCCCCAGCGACGTCCACCCGCGCGTCCTGCGGGCGATGTCCACCCCACTCGTCGGCCACCTCGACCCGTCGTTCGTCGAACTGATGGACGAGGTGCAGGAGCTGCTGCGCTACACGTTCCGCACCGACAACGAGTGGACGATCCCCGTCTCCGGCACGGGGTCGGCGGCGATGGAGGCCGCCATCGGCAACGTCGTCGAGCCCGGCGACCGGATGCTCGTCCCGACGAACGGCTACTTCGGCGGCCGGATGGCCGAGATGGCCCAACGCGCGGGCGGCGAGGTGGTCGAGGTCGACGCGCCGTGGGGTGAGCCACTCGATCCGGAGGACGTGGCGGCGGCGTTCGACGAGCACGGCGATATCGACGTGTTCGGGTTCGTCCACGCCGAGACGTCGACGGGCGTACTCCAGCCGGACGTGCCCGAACTCACCAGCATCGCCCACGAGCACGACGCGCTGGTCATCGCCGACACCGTCACCTCGATCGGCGGCGTCGAACTCCGCGTCGACGAGTGGGGGATCGACGTGGCGTACGCCGGCCCGCAGAAGTGTCTCTCCTGTCCGCCGGGCGCGTCGCCGCTCACGCTGAACGACGCGGCGATGGAGAAGGTGCTCGCCCGCGAGGAGGACGCCCGCTCGTGGTACCTCGACCTCTCGCTGCTGGAGGGGTACTGGGGCGACGAGCGCGCGTACCACCACACCGCGCCGATCACGAACGTGTACGCGCTGCGGGAGGCGCTCCGCCTCGTCGCCGAGGAAGGGATCGAGGAGCGCTGGGCGCGCCACCGCCGCGTCGCGGGCGCACTCAAGGCCGGCGTCGAGGCGATGGGGCTGGAGATGAACGCCCCCGACGAGTACTGGCTGCCGAGCCTCAACGCCGTGCGCGTGCCCGACGGCGTCGACGACGGCGAGGTGATCGACTACCTGCTCGACGCCTACGACCTCGAGATCGCCGCCGGCCTCGGCGATCTGGAGGGCGACATCTGGCGGATCGGCTGCATGGGCCACTCCGCGAACCCCAAGAACGTCACGCTCGTGGTGAGCGCGCTCGGCGACGCGCTGAGCCGACAGGGCGCCGACGTGGACGTCGGCGCGGCCGTCGAGGCGACCGCGCGGGAACTGGAAGAGTAG
- a CDS encoding ABC transporter ATP-binding protein yields MAELTLDSVTKLFNEGGSDEVVAVDDVSMAIEDGEFLVLVGPSGCGKSTTLRMIAGLETVTAGDIRLGERTINDMPPADRDIAMVFQSYALYPHMTVRENMSFGLEESTEMPDDEIQSTVEDAAAMMDIEELLDRKPSELSGGQQQRVALGRAIVRDPAAFLMDEPLSNLDAKLRATMRTELQRIQDDLGVTTVYVTHDQTEAMTMGDRIAVLDDGVLQQVGTPLECYHTPSNRFVAGFIGEPSMNFFPTTRNGDELSGERFSYSLPEGVAAELGDATDVTVGIRPEDVEFAADADATGDYEFECVVDVVEPVGESNNVYLRFADAPEGETFIATISGMRTVSSGDRVVAAIPPDAIHLFDDRTGEALKNRSLDDVEGVTPT; encoded by the coding sequence ATGGCAGAACTAACGCTCGACTCGGTAACGAAACTGTTCAACGAAGGGGGAAGCGACGAGGTCGTCGCCGTCGACGACGTGTCGATGGCGATCGAGGACGGCGAGTTCCTCGTGCTCGTCGGCCCCTCCGGCTGCGGGAAGTCGACCACCCTCCGGATGATCGCCGGGCTGGAGACGGTGACGGCGGGCGATATCCGCCTGGGCGAGCGGACGATCAACGATATGCCCCCCGCGGATCGGGACATCGCGATGGTGTTCCAGTCCTACGCGCTCTACCCCCACATGACCGTCCGGGAAAACATGAGCTTCGGGCTGGAGGAGTCCACCGAGATGCCCGACGACGAGATCCAGTCCACGGTCGAGGACGCGGCCGCGATGATGGACATCGAGGAACTGCTCGACCGCAAACCCTCGGAGCTCTCCGGCGGCCAGCAGCAGCGCGTCGCGCTCGGCCGCGCGATCGTGCGCGACCCGGCGGCGTTCCTGATGGACGAACCGCTGTCGAACCTCGACGCGAAGCTCCGGGCGACGATGCGCACCGAACTCCAGCGTATCCAGGACGATCTGGGCGTGACGACGGTGTACGTCACCCACGACCAGACCGAGGCGATGACGATGGGCGACCGCATCGCCGTGCTCGACGACGGCGTGCTCCAGCAGGTCGGCACGCCGCTCGAGTGCTACCACACACCCAGCAACCGCTTCGTCGCGGGCTTTATCGGCGAGCCGTCGATGAACTTCTTCCCGACGACGCGGAACGGCGACGAGCTCTCGGGCGAGCGGTTCAGCTACTCGTTGCCCGAGGGCGTCGCCGCCGAACTCGGCGACGCGACCGACGTGACCGTCGGTATCCGCCCGGAGGACGTCGAGTTCGCGGCCGACGCCGACGCGACCGGCGACTACGAGTTCGAGTGTGTCGTCGATGTGGTCGAACCCGTCGGCGAGTCGAACAACGTCTACCTCCGCTTCGCGGACGCGCCGGAGGGGGAGACGTTCATCGCCACGATCAGTGGGATGCGCACCGTCTCCTCGGGCGACCGCGTGGTCGCCGCCATCCCGCCGGACGCGATCCACCTGTTCGACGACCGCACCGGCGAGGCACTGAAGAACCGCTCGCTCGACGACGTCGAGGGTGTGACGCCGACCTAG
- a CDS encoding ABC transporter substrate-binding protein — MSSDTNEAGRSRRSVLASAAAVGATGLAGCSSLTGGGGGGGQNPIELLHAWSSGDGNAAIAALIEGFQEAHPDVEFAEEPVNGAARGNLDQVVANRLQANDPPSTFQTWPGATLTKFGDAYAGIEEDVWTDDMEENYLEGPKRQAKLDGTYVTVPLNIHRINNLFYNTAVLEEAGVDPESLSAPADVVEACAAVAENTDAVPFAQQTSSPWSTIQLWETALLAQAGVDGYTAFTEGEGDVDQVRAALEHVVELSEYYPSDDSSISFTEANTMVMEGDAAFIHQGDWAAGAYSGDDGFNYGEDWGQVTYPGSEGSYLLNMDSFPYFDNNPSPEATKTFLNYCGSAEGQVLFNREKGSIPPREDADVSELNEFQQDQYEDFTGADSQPPSIQHGLAVSPEIKTNITSAFSGFLEDYDADATAEALVGAFE, encoded by the coding sequence ATGTCCTCAGACACGAACGAGGCGGGACGCTCGCGGCGGAGCGTGCTCGCGTCCGCCGCGGCGGTGGGTGCGACGGGACTGGCCGGCTGTAGCAGCCTCACCGGCGGCGGTGGCGGCGGCGGGCAGAACCCGATCGAACTGCTGCACGCCTGGTCCTCGGGCGACGGGAACGCGGCGATCGCCGCGCTCATCGAGGGGTTCCAGGAGGCCCACCCCGACGTGGAGTTCGCGGAGGAGCCGGTCAACGGCGCCGCGCGGGGCAACCTCGATCAGGTCGTCGCCAACCGCCTGCAGGCGAACGACCCGCCGAGCACGTTCCAGACGTGGCCCGGTGCGACGCTGACGAAGTTCGGCGACGCCTACGCGGGCATCGAGGAGGACGTCTGGACCGACGATATGGAGGAGAACTACCTCGAGGGGCCCAAGAGGCAGGCCAAACTCGACGGGACGTACGTGACGGTGCCGCTCAACATCCACCGCATCAACAACCTGTTCTACAACACGGCGGTGCTCGAGGAGGCCGGCGTCGACCCCGAGTCGCTGTCGGCACCCGCCGACGTGGTCGAGGCGTGCGCGGCGGTCGCGGAGAACACCGACGCGGTGCCGTTCGCTCAGCAGACCAGCAGCCCGTGGTCGACGATCCAGCTCTGGGAGACGGCGCTGCTCGCCCAGGCCGGCGTCGACGGCTACACGGCGTTCACCGAGGGCGAGGGCGACGTCGATCAGGTCCGCGCGGCGCTGGAACACGTCGTCGAACTCAGTGAGTACTACCCCAGCGACGACTCCTCGATCAGCTTCACCGAGGCGAACACGATGGTGATGGAGGGTGACGCCGCGTTCATCCACCAGGGCGACTGGGCCGCCGGCGCCTACAGCGGCGACGACGGGTTCAACTACGGCGAGGACTGGGGGCAGGTCACGTACCCCGGCTCCGAGGGGAGCTACCTGCTCAACATGGACTCGTTCCCGTACTTCGACAACAACCCCTCGCCGGAGGCGACGAAGACGTTCCTCAACTACTGCGGCAGCGCGGAGGGGCAGGTGCTGTTCAACCGCGAGAAGGGGTCGATCCCGCCCCGCGAGGACGCGGACGTCTCGGAGCTCAACGAGTTCCAGCAGGACCAGTACGAGGACTTCACGGGCGCGGACAGCCAGCCCCCGTCGATCCAGCACGGGCTGGCGGTCTCCCCCGAGATCAAGACGAACATCACCAGTGCTTTCAGCGGCTTCCTCGAAGACTACGACGCCGACGCCACCGCGGAGGCGCTCGTCGGCGCGTTCGAGTAA
- a CDS encoding dihydrodipicolinate synthase family protein, giving the protein MSAPTPGAADPLSLRGVVPPTVTAFDDDGVLDAETTAAHARFVVDRGVHGVFPLGTNGEFALLGPEERDAVVRAVVDEVGDEVPVIAGVGEPATHQTVERATAAEAAGADGVVVVTPYYYPLDGDAAVEHYRTVCAAVDCPVYVYHIPSKTGNDLSLETLDDIAAIDNLAGLKDSSKDVPWLGQAVAAHDDLTFLAGSDSLLKPGLDLGCTGMVSAVANVFPELVVDLYDAYDAGKTERAADLQEQVYEVRSAIKRGPYMAGVKEALSIRGFDAGPLRSPLRRMDDEAGEALRADLASLGLVE; this is encoded by the coding sequence ATGTCCGCACCCACCCCCGGCGCGGCCGACCCGCTCTCGCTTCGCGGCGTCGTCCCGCCGACCGTGACGGCGTTCGACGACGACGGCGTGCTCGACGCCGAGACGACCGCCGCCCACGCCCGCTTCGTCGTCGACCGCGGCGTCCACGGCGTGTTCCCCCTCGGCACGAACGGCGAGTTCGCGCTGCTGGGTCCCGAGGAGCGCGACGCGGTCGTCCGCGCCGTCGTCGACGAGGTGGGCGACGAGGTGCCCGTCATCGCCGGCGTGGGTGAGCCAGCGACCCACCAGACCGTCGAGCGCGCGACGGCGGCCGAGGCGGCGGGCGCCGACGGCGTCGTCGTCGTCACGCCGTACTACTACCCGCTCGACGGCGACGCGGCGGTCGAACACTACCGCACGGTCTGTGCCGCCGTCGACTGCCCGGTGTACGTCTACCACATCCCCTCGAAGACGGGCAACGACCTCTCGCTGGAGACGCTCGACGACATCGCCGCCATCGACAACCTCGCCGGCCTGAAGGACTCCTCGAAGGACGTCCCGTGGCTGGGCCAGGCCGTCGCCGCCCACGACGACCTCACGTTCCTCGCGGGGTCGGACTCGCTGCTCAAACCGGGGCTCGACCTCGGCTGTACCGGGATGGTCTCCGCCGTCGCGAACGTCTTCCCCGAACTCGTGGTCGACCTGTACGACGCCTACGACGCCGGCAAGACGGAGCGGGCAGCGGACCTCCAGGAACAGGTGTACGAGGTTCGCTCCGCGATCAAACGCGGGCCGTACATGGCCGGCGTGAAGGAGGCGCTCTCGATCCGCGGGTTCGACGCCGGGCCGCTGCGCTCGCCGCTCCGCCGGATGGACGACGAGGCTGGCGAGGCACTGCGGGCGGATCTGGCGTCGCTGGGGCTGGTGGAGTAA
- a CDS encoding carbohydrate ABC transporter permease has product MRDPIATLRDRWSDSDARADGGSTASESERSLLSRDSVRSAPFWLPPFLLVGLFVYGAVVWNVLLSLTDFSGIGEPDYTDLDVENYVVAFADPVDGFLSMFGMGGEVNGATPTWSDLTVEPVWNSLGNTIALMVGFAAVCLAVGLLLAILVDRGVRFENTFRTIYLLPMSLSFVVTAKFWLYMYNPDTGLINVVLGAFGIGPIAIVQNPDLKLAAVAFALIWQFSGYAMIVYLAALRGIPTSHFEAARVDGASTVKMYWRVIVPQLRTATVSALVVIMVFALKAFDFLFSMYGGYQPGPSADILATRMVREAYANQNWAYGSTIAVILFVMALCIVAPYVYSQYRRGEL; this is encoded by the coding sequence ATGCGTGATCCGATAGCCACACTCCGCGACCGCTGGTCCGACAGCGACGCCCGCGCCGACGGGGGATCGACCGCCTCCGAGTCGGAGCGGTCGCTGCTCTCGCGGGACTCGGTGCGGTCGGCCCCGTTCTGGCTGCCGCCGTTCCTGCTCGTCGGACTGTTCGTGTACGGCGCCGTCGTCTGGAACGTCCTGCTCTCGCTGACCGACTTCTCCGGCATCGGCGAGCCCGACTACACGGATCTGGACGTCGAGAACTACGTCGTCGCGTTCGCCGATCCCGTCGACGGGTTCCTCTCGATGTTCGGGATGGGGGGCGAGGTGAACGGGGCGACGCCGACGTGGTCCGACCTCACCGTCGAACCGGTGTGGAACTCGCTGGGGAACACGATCGCGCTGATGGTCGGGTTCGCGGCGGTCTGTCTCGCGGTGGGCCTGCTGCTCGCGATCCTGGTCGACCGCGGGGTCCGGTTCGAGAACACGTTCCGAACGATCTACCTGCTGCCGATGAGCCTCTCCTTTGTCGTCACGGCGAAGTTCTGGCTCTACATGTACAACCCCGACACGGGACTGATCAACGTCGTCCTCGGGGCGTTCGGGATCGGCCCGATCGCGATCGTCCAGAACCCCGATCTGAAGCTGGCGGCGGTCGCGTTCGCGCTGATCTGGCAGTTCAGCGGCTACGCGATGATCGTCTACCTCGCCGCGCTGCGTGGCATCCCGACGAGCCACTTCGAGGCCGCCCGCGTCGACGGCGCGAGCACCGTGAAGATGTACTGGCGGGTGATCGTCCCCCAGCTCCGGACCGCGACCGTGAGCGCGCTGGTCGTGATCATGGTGTTCGCGCTCAAGGCGTTCGACTTCCTGTTCTCGATGTACGGCGGCTACCAGCCCGGTCCGTCGGCGGACATCCTCGCGACGCGGATGGTCCGGGAGGCGTACGCCAACCAGAACTGGGCGTACGGCTCGACGATCGCGGTGATCCTGTTCGTGATGGCGCTGTGCATCGTCGCACCGTACGTCTACTCGCAGTACCGACGGGGTGAGCTATGA